One part of the Eucalyptus grandis isolate ANBG69807.140 chromosome 10, ASM1654582v1, whole genome shotgun sequence genome encodes these proteins:
- the LOC104439372 gene encoding UPF0481 protein At3g47200: MSQTVKEVVIIIKRKMNNLPGVSTECCIYRVPDKLRRANAEAYTPQVISIGPFHHDKKELQLTEEVKLRYLTGFLHRSKADLPACTRMISELEDRIRQCYQEKLTQGSYELVEMILVDAVFLVELFIRNYNWNHGPDGRDLNDEIFSKQWMSDAVFHDLLLLENQVPLFVLENLYNLTALSTTITFFKLSYEYFKDVQHGHELASTGVHVNHLVDYVRALQLPMFLRRAPSKQGKKTRRVKELQEAGITFKRGKETSMLDVIFKDGTLKMPHVVVHEWTEVYLRNMIAYEQCHHEHKYISSYAILMDSLIGTPDDVDILISAGILENQLCSADGVARIASIINGIHKETLRDSSEFYYSSLCERLNAYSRTRWHQWKANWYRWRVILNRDYFSNPWSGISVVAAMVLLILASVQTAYSILQFYAGDGQRLFPARK, encoded by the coding sequence ATGAGTCAGACTGTCAAGGAAGTTGTGATTATCAtaaagaggaagatgaacaactTGCCTGGCGTGTCCACCGAGTGTTGCATCTATCGAGTGCCTGACAAGTTGCGCAGAGCAAACGCAGAGGCCTACACCCCTCAAGTCATCTCCATTGGGCCGTTCCACCATGATAAAAAAGAGCTTCAGTTGACGGAGGAGGTCAAACTGAGGTACCTGACAGGCTTCCTCCACCGTAGCAAGGCCGACCTCCCAGCTTGCACCAGAATGATCAGCGAATTGGAAGACCGCATTCGGCAATGCTACCAAGAAAAGCTCACCCAAGGCAGCTATGAGCTCGTAGAAATGATCTTGGTGGACGCAGTTTTTTTAGTTGAGCTGTTCATAAGGAACTATAACTGGAACCATGGCCCCGACGGCCGAGACCTGAACGATGAGATATTCAGCAAGCAGTGGATGAGCGACGCCGTATTCCACGATCTCCTGCTGCTGGAAAATCAAGTACCGTTATTTGTCCTTGAGAATCTCTATAATCTCACCGCATTGAGTACTACTATCACATTCTTCAAGCTTAGCTACGAGTACTTCAAAGACGTCCAGCACGGGCACGAGCTTGCAAGCACGGGAGTTCACGTGAATCACCTGGTGGACTACGTGCGAGCCCTGCAACTGCCCATGTTCCTGCGGCGCGCGCCGTCCAAACAGGGCAAGAAAACTCGGAGGGTAAAGGAGCTGCAAGAGGCCGGCATCACGTTCAAACGGGGCAAGGAAACCTCCATGCTTGATGTCATCTTCAAGGACGGAACCCTCAAGATGCCGCACGTGGTTGTGCACGAGTGGACCGAGGTGTACCTCAGGAACATGATTGCGTACGAGCAGTGCCATCACGAACACAAGTACATCAGCAGCTACGCCATCCTCATGGATAGCCTCATTGGCACGCCCGATGACGTCGACATTCTAATCAGCGCcggaattttggaaaatcagCTCTGCAGTGCGGACGGGGTGGCTAGGATCGCTAGTATCATCAACGGCATTCACAAGGAGACCCTGAGGGACTCCAGCGAGTTCTACTACTCAAGCCTGTGCGAGAGGCTGAATGCGTACAGCCGGACCAGGTGGCACCAGTGGAAGGCCAACTGGTACCGGTGGAGGGTCATCCTCAACCGGGACTACTTCAGCAACCCGTGGTCGGGCATCTCCGTGGTCGCTGCCATGGTGCTGCTTATTCTCGCCTCGGTGCAGACTGCGTATTCCATTTTGCAATTTTACGCGGGCGATGGCCAAAGATTGTTCCCAGCGCGCAAGTGA